A region of the Terriglobales bacterium genome:
GCGACTTCACCGTCGGCGAATTGCGGCGCCAGGGCTTCGACGCCGTGCTCATCGCCGTGGGAGCGCACCGCAGCCGCGACTTGAGCATCCCCGGCGTCGAGCTGGACGGGGTGCACAAGGGCATCGAGTTCCTGCTCAACGTGAACCTGGGCTACAAGTTCACCATCGGCAAGAAGGTGATCGTGATCGGCGGGGGCAACGTGGCCATGGACGTGGCCCGCTCCGCCGCCCGCGAGGTGCTGCGCGAGCACGGCGCCACCGACGAGGTGGTGCCCAGCGACGAGAACGTGGCCGCCGTCGCCGCCCACGAGATGGTCGACATCTCGCTCTCCGCTCTGCGCATGGGCGCGCGCGAGGTCCACCTGGTCTGCCTGGAACGGCGCTTCGAGATGCCGGCGGCGCTAGAGGAGATCGAGGAAGCCGAGGCCGAGGGCATCATCATCCATCCCGGCTTCGGGCCCAAGCGCGTCCTGGGGCGCGACGGCAAGGTCACCGGCCTCGAGACCCTGGATACCAAGTGGGTCTTCGACCAGCAGAAGCGCTTCAACCCCGCCTTCTACGAGAACAGCGAGAAGCAGTTGGACTGCGACACCATCATCATGGCCATCGGGCAGGCGCCCAACCTGGAGTTCCTGAAGCCGGAGGACGGGGTGCAGGTCTCGCCCCGCGGGCTGATCGCGGTCAACCGCGAAAACCTGATGACCACCGCGCCCGGCGTCTTCGCCGGCGGCGACTGCGTCTTCGGGCCGCGCCTCATCATCGACAGCGTGGGCGACGGCAAGCGCGCCGCCGTCGGCATCGACGAGTTCCTGCGCGGCCGCAAGCATCCCCAGCCCGAGATCGAGGTCGAGGTGCTGCGCCGCCACCGTATGTTCCCCGACTTCATGGAGATCGCGCGCCAGGCCGTGCCCATGCTGCCCCTGGAGCGCCGCACCGGCGTCACCGAGGTGGAGATCGGCTACGACGAAGAGTCGGCCATGGAGGAAGCGCGCCGCTGCCTGCGCTGCTGGGTGAACACCGTCTTCGAAGGCAACGAGACCGACGGCAGCCAGTGCGTGCTCTGCGGCGGCTGCGTGGACGTCTGCCCCGAAGACTGCCTGCAACTGGTCTCGCTGGACCGCATCTCGTTCGAGCCCGGCACCCTGGAGAACATCCGGCGCGAGCCGCAGCTCTTCGGCGTGGAGCTGGACGACATGGCCGCCGACGAGCTGGGAGTCATCACCGGCTCCGCCATGCTCAAGGACGAGACCCGCTGCATCCGCTGCGGGCTCTGCGCCCTGCGCTGTCCCGCCGGCACCATCACCATGGAGGCGTAT
Encoded here:
- a CDS encoding FAD-dependent oxidoreductase encodes the protein MLNRYLNKQVDRDWLNTNFPCMMACPAHTNAGRYVALIAEGRFEEAYRFARDPNPLASICGRVCAHPCETACRRGQIDKPISIRALKRFLTERYGPESRHPADLRPQPAERLPFKVAVVGGGPVGLSAAHDLALMGYSVTIFEAAPVAGGMLYLGIPEYRLPRNVVEAQVREILETGDITLKLNHAAGRDFTVGELRRQGFDAVLIAVGAHRSRDLSIPGVELDGVHKGIEFLLNVNLGYKFTIGKKVIVIGGGNVAMDVARSAAREVLREHGATDEVVPSDENVAAVAAHEMVDISLSALRMGAREVHLVCLERRFEMPAALEEIEEAEAEGIIIHPGFGPKRVLGRDGKVTGLETLDTKWVFDQQKRFNPAFYENSEKQLDCDTIIMAIGQAPNLEFLKPEDGVQVSPRGLIAVNRENLMTTAPGVFAGGDCVFGPRLIIDSVGDGKRAAVGIDEFLRGRKHPQPEIEVEVLRRHRMFPDFMEIARQAVPMLPLERRTGVTEVEIGYDEESAMEEARRCLRCWVNTVFEGNETDGSQCVLCGGCVDVCPEDCLQLVSLDRISFEPGTLENIRREPQLFGVELDDMAADELGVITGSAMLKDETRCIRCGLCALRCPAGTITMEAYHLLPAEPTGLIPIQAMDLVQIQPAPAK